In Fibrobacter sp. UWP2, the following are encoded in one genomic region:
- a CDS encoding FG-GAP-like repeat-containing protein, which translates to MKSFSGIFLSVLLALLLSAPVMALDTLEVFVLRVQFAEEKPDNSLTTGNGTFGTIPDKKYSLDPTKESGKVPYWQKHLDFANAYYQAASGGKLAIKTRIFSVSKLKKQIIDYNRTTKMEGEKTAEFDEARSRDYLTFVYDAIAEVAKDTSAESPFRIPLSKDISRVKRAYMIVHAGASRLVDGGSMGTDGADTPADFMDIYISRDAWEYLMPDSAQNAAVKPAFGVNDKGDSVVNGLLIPGSVLDTLRTVMVVSEAASQDGLNWGVNGIVVNQIGRELGLPNTYDVVKGISRLGYYDAMDFAGYCAGNGFMPALPAAWERQYMGWANVREVRPMAGKPVTVEIAAAGSGLGTEIVKVPLNGSEYLLIENRQRSWDKDGSVSVVLGSTGEDSATTMRTVPVDSLSRVFEDSICVKGKCNENNSKAKGLIVGMSSYDAGIPASGIVVWKVNDWYLRETLQYGIANFWGGDTLRDHQFGISLVEADGVLSIGKTFKNALGEDTYDYGSGTDLLPHLRIPEKDSKTKFDTVKTIGPKGYANTATTMGGYTGLKITAAVPKDARKEKTSNAFMGDSVVNFAALKISVTISIDDGSIEGSLFPRELGLNSAVRGAVLVDDPEKAGNKIIVVGSVDGTLQAFNALGDTLYVADTSVMRNTLTRDSAKVEVPLYRVGASYGPLVGMASDGKDVYSLHKKKLVKTSFAGGLPTQQEIDIDSATAGPMVLKGYSWFASKGKLWRNGQWQKLQDDFVARDMAYCGDPAKDDRRGEDANGNKFSAPNGNKFVLVGDDGRIVLVTDFFRSKAGDELTTGWSSWTINSLDKQRLRVACTDMDRDGTDEIIVVGSRGAVAVLRETAKGLESVWTKKTYKRGAAGASGLKDETSGIAIGDINGDGYPEIVFLGDNLVYALDRSGLPIAGFPVKISRGTPVVGFMSDPLLVDVTGDDVPEILVPSSDGLVYAYTGKGKPVADQFPLAAGSFEYQDTLGTIYPMSIFVADAVPDKKSAGPEIYALHRSSISAFRLRQANGSAVESPAAWTLPAGGNERAGYFDASKLGDVEKRVAKDEITEFFVYPNPVRGGVAKSRFEIGAAAQWATLEFYDITGLCVFKKKLSDVVAGRNEFGTLDLKKLGSDVYTARLKVKFKSGKTKQKLYRVGVVK; encoded by the coding sequence ATGAAGAGTTTTAGCGGTATCTTTTTAAGTGTGTTGCTTGCACTGTTGCTGTCTGCGCCGGTTATGGCGCTGGATACGCTTGAAGTGTTTGTTTTGCGCGTCCAGTTTGCCGAAGAAAAACCGGATAATTCCTTGACGACGGGTAACGGGACCTTCGGCACGATTCCCGACAAAAAATATAGCCTGGACCCGACCAAGGAGAGTGGCAAGGTGCCGTACTGGCAAAAGCATTTGGATTTTGCCAACGCCTATTACCAGGCTGCGAGCGGTGGCAAGCTTGCCATCAAGACCAGGATTTTTTCTGTTAGCAAGCTTAAAAAACAGATTATCGATTACAACAGAACCACCAAGATGGAAGGCGAAAAGACGGCGGAGTTCGATGAGGCCCGCAGTCGTGATTACCTCACCTTTGTGTACGACGCCATTGCCGAGGTGGCCAAGGATACATCGGCAGAGTCCCCTTTCCGCATCCCGCTTTCAAAGGACATCTCCCGCGTCAAGCGAGCCTACATGATTGTACACGCCGGTGCGAGCCGCCTTGTGGATGGTGGCAGCATGGGTACCGATGGGGCCGACACTCCGGCGGATTTTATGGATATCTACATCTCTCGCGATGCTTGGGAGTACCTGATGCCGGACTCTGCACAGAATGCCGCTGTAAAGCCCGCCTTTGGGGTGAACGACAAGGGCGATTCGGTGGTGAATGGCCTCTTGATCCCAGGCTCGGTACTGGACACTTTGCGTACGGTAATGGTGGTCAGCGAGGCGGCTTCGCAGGACGGCCTCAATTGGGGTGTGAACGGAATTGTGGTGAACCAGATTGGACGCGAACTCGGGCTCCCGAATACTTATGACGTGGTCAAGGGGATTTCTCGCCTTGGCTACTATGATGCGATGGATTTTGCTGGCTATTGCGCGGGCAACGGCTTTATGCCCGCTCTCCCTGCGGCGTGGGAACGCCAATACATGGGTTGGGCGAACGTGAGGGAAGTGCGCCCGATGGCAGGGAAACCGGTGACGGTTGAAATTGCCGCGGCAGGAAGTGGATTGGGGACGGAAATTGTGAAGGTGCCGCTCAACGGCAGCGAATACTTGCTCATTGAAAACCGCCAGCGTTCGTGGGATAAGGACGGCTCGGTGAGCGTGGTGCTTGGTTCGACGGGTGAGGATTCCGCTACCACCATGCGTACAGTCCCGGTCGATAGTCTGAGTCGCGTTTTTGAAGACAGCATTTGCGTGAAGGGCAAGTGCAATGAGAACAATTCCAAAGCCAAGGGCCTGATTGTGGGGATGAGCAGCTACGATGCGGGCATCCCGGCGAGCGGTATTGTGGTGTGGAAAGTGAACGACTGGTACTTGCGTGAAACTTTGCAGTATGGCATAGCGAACTTTTGGGGCGGCGACACCTTGCGCGACCACCAGTTTGGCATCAGCCTTGTAGAAGCCGACGGCGTTTTGAGTATTGGCAAAACCTTCAAGAACGCCCTTGGCGAAGACACCTATGATTACGGCAGTGGTACAGATTTGCTGCCGCATTTGCGGATTCCCGAAAAGGATTCCAAGACGAAGTTCGATACGGTCAAGACGATTGGCCCTAAGGGATACGCCAATACCGCGACGACGATGGGTGGCTACACGGGCTTGAAAATTACGGCGGCCGTGCCGAAGGACGCCCGCAAAGAAAAAACGTCGAACGCCTTTATGGGCGATAGCGTGGTGAATTTTGCGGCTCTCAAGATTTCGGTGACCATCAGCATTGATGACGGGAGTATTGAGGGAAGCCTGTTCCCGCGCGAACTCGGCCTGAATTCGGCGGTTCGTGGCGCCGTGCTTGTTGATGATCCCGAAAAGGCGGGAAACAAGATTATCGTAGTTGGCTCGGTGGACGGAACCCTGCAGGCGTTCAATGCTTTAGGCGATACGCTTTACGTGGCCGATACGTCCGTTATGCGCAACACCTTGACCCGCGACAGCGCAAAGGTCGAAGTCCCGCTGTACCGCGTGGGCGCGAGCTATGGTCCGCTGGTGGGCATGGCGAGCGACGGCAAGGACGTTTACAGCCTGCATAAGAAAAAACTCGTGAAGACGAGTTTTGCAGGTGGACTCCCGACGCAGCAGGAAATTGATATTGATTCCGCGACGGCGGGGCCGATGGTGCTCAAGGGATATTCCTGGTTTGCGAGCAAGGGCAAGCTTTGGCGGAATGGACAATGGCAGAAGTTGCAGGACGATTTTGTCGCCCGTGATATGGCTTACTGTGGCGATCCTGCAAAGGATGATAGGCGAGGAGAAGATGCGAACGGCAATAAGTTCAGTGCTCCGAACGGAAACAAGTTCGTTTTGGTGGGAGATGATGGACGTATTGTTCTTGTAACGGATTTCTTCCGCTCCAAGGCTGGCGACGAACTCACGACGGGATGGAGTAGCTGGACCATCAACTCTCTCGACAAGCAAAGGCTCAGGGTGGCCTGCACCGACATGGATCGCGATGGAACGGATGAAATCATTGTTGTTGGAAGCCGCGGGGCTGTCGCTGTCCTTAGGGAAACAGCCAAGGGGCTGGAATCTGTGTGGACCAAGAAGACCTACAAACGCGGCGCAGCAGGTGCGAGCGGCCTGAAGGACGAAACTTCCGGCATTGCCATCGGTGACATCAACGGAGATGGCTATCCTGAAATTGTTTTCCTGGGCGATAACCTCGTGTATGCGCTCGACCGCTCGGGGCTCCCCATTGCTGGATTCCCGGTGAAGATTTCCCGCGGTACGCCCGTGGTCGGGTTCATGAGCGACCCGCTCCTTGTGGATGTGACGGGCGACGACGTTCCCGAAATTCTTGTTCCGAGCAGCGACGGTCTGGTGTACGCCTATACGGGCAAGGGCAAGCCGGTGGCGGATCAGTTCCCGCTTGCCGCAGGCAGTTTTGAATACCAGGATACGCTCGGGACAATCTACCCGATGAGCATCTTTGTCGCCGATGCTGTTCCGGACAAAAAATCCGCGGGTCCAGAAATTTACGCCCTGCACCGCAGTAGCATTTCCGCATTCCGCCTGCGCCAGGCGAACGGGTCTGCTGTGGAGTCGCCTGCGGCGTGGACGCTCCCCGCAGGAGGCAACGAACGCGCTGGATACTTTGACGCATCGAAACTCGGTGACGTTGAGAAGCGGGTCGCGAAGGACGAAATTACCGAATTCTTTGTGTACCCGAACCCGGTGCGCGGCGGTGTGGCAAAATCCCGATTTGAGATTGGCGCCGCGGCTCAGTGGGCGACTCTCGAGTTCTACGACATTACGGGTCTTTGCGTGTTCAAAAAGAAATTGAGCGATGTGGTGGCAGGCCGCAACGAGTTCGGTACGCTGGACCTTAAAAAACTGGGGAGCGACGTCTATACCGCTCGCCTCAAGGTGAAGTTCAAGAGCGGCAAGACCAAGCAGAAATTGTACCGCGTCGGTGTGGTGAAGTAG
- a CDS encoding Ig-like domain-containing domain yields MKKSRWAYAVLTGLVLLCIGLVACATQVAPGGGPEDKLPPRVAAVYPAPNSTNHPNELYVKLEFDEWINASVPRSAVSISPPIEKKMKFEVSGKTLELTSRAELDENTTYTVTFAGGIKDLHGNALATPFQVVFSTGPVIDTLSLTGRILVNDTMYRKSMFPSIGLYLMGPEREQRKYLNKYRDTTTKALDSLPMLAKEPPLFLTRADSAGNFTLSGLKPGRYRVIAFVDANGNQRLEPSSELAGVWTQDLTLDANTKDTVWVALADHDSTHLELESVSQPFANVLEAKFTRPVFFDSAFADTSNCYLTSPEGKVSYPNMVYLGANSRNPQFFFKPTPKKEVLYKFACKAGKDSLLRTLDTLRAEVEWEWAEMASDTMPPSIASTKVRARAKTVFPDDSLVFAYNKPAPDSLENTFYVVMNKDTAQVEVKRLDPIRFMVLNKEPWPTDTKVHFLMGYQDTTLAKADSNGVRDTVIELKYKQLVQFETVPKLKLASLKGAIPGATAGAYVRLKELETSMYYYAVCDAAGGFEFKDIVEGNYFVDYYYAEQGKKDPDAGSLEPFRYGASWRAPNDTVKVANGENDLSKLIPNLPALK; encoded by the coding sequence GTGAAAAAAAGTCGTTGGGCATACGCTGTGTTGACGGGCTTGGTGCTGCTTTGCATTGGGCTGGTGGCTTGTGCTACCCAGGTGGCGCCCGGTGGCGGCCCCGAAGACAAGTTACCGCCGCGCGTGGCTGCGGTATACCCGGCACCCAATTCGACCAACCACCCCAACGAGCTTTACGTCAAGCTGGAATTTGATGAATGGATCAACGCGAGCGTACCCCGCAGCGCCGTTTCGATTTCGCCCCCTATTGAAAAGAAGATGAAATTCGAAGTCAGCGGAAAGACCTTGGAATTGACATCGCGGGCAGAACTGGACGAGAACACGACTTACACGGTCACGTTTGCTGGAGGCATCAAGGATTTGCACGGCAATGCCCTGGCGACGCCTTTCCAGGTGGTTTTCTCCACGGGTCCAGTTATTGATACGCTCTCCTTGACGGGGCGAATCTTGGTGAACGACACCATGTACCGGAAGTCGATGTTCCCGAGCATCGGCCTTTACCTGATGGGACCAGAACGTGAACAACGCAAGTACTTGAACAAGTACCGTGACACGACAACCAAAGCCTTGGATTCGCTGCCGATGCTTGCCAAGGAGCCGCCGCTCTTCTTGACGCGCGCTGACAGTGCAGGCAACTTTACACTCTCGGGTCTCAAACCGGGCCGTTACCGAGTCATCGCCTTTGTGGATGCCAATGGAAACCAGCGCTTGGAACCGTCGTCGGAGTTGGCGGGTGTGTGGACGCAAGATTTGACCTTGGATGCTAACACCAAGGATACAGTCTGGGTCGCCTTGGCGGATCACGACTCGACGCACTTGGAACTGGAATCGGTCAGCCAGCCTTTTGCGAATGTGCTCGAAGCCAAGTTTACGCGCCCGGTATTTTTTGATTCCGCCTTTGCCGACACGTCGAACTGCTACTTGACATCTCCCGAGGGGAAGGTCTCTTACCCGAACATGGTCTATTTGGGGGCAAACTCCCGCAACCCGCAATTCTTCTTCAAGCCGACGCCTAAAAAAGAAGTCCTCTACAAGTTTGCGTGCAAGGCGGGCAAGGATTCGTTGCTCCGAACGCTGGACACCCTCCGTGCCGAGGTGGAATGGGAATGGGCGGAAATGGCTTCAGATACAATGCCGCCTTCCATTGCCAGCACAAAGGTGCGTGCTAGGGCAAAGACGGTTTTCCCCGACGACTCGTTGGTTTTTGCCTACAACAAGCCCGCTCCCGATTCTCTCGAGAACACGTTCTACGTGGTGATGAACAAGGATACGGCGCAGGTTGAAGTCAAGCGCCTTGACCCGATTCGCTTTATGGTTTTGAACAAGGAACCTTGGCCGACCGATACCAAGGTACACTTTTTGATGGGCTACCAGGATACGACTTTAGCGAAGGCCGACAGCAACGGCGTTCGCGATACGGTGATAGAGCTCAAGTATAAACAGCTGGTGCAGTTCGAGACGGTTCCCAAGTTGAAACTGGCGAGCCTCAAGGGCGCGATTCCCGGAGCCACGGCGGGCGCCTATGTGCGTCTTAAGGAATTGGAGACTTCCATGTACTATTACGCGGTTTGTGATGCCGCTGGCGGTTTTGAGTTCAAGGATATTGTGGAAGGGAATTACTTTGTGGATTACTATTACGCGGAACAAGGCAAAAAGGATCCCGATGCGGGAAGCCTGGAACCGTTCCGTTATGGGGCATCTTGGCGCGCCCCGAACGATACAGTGAAGGTGGCCAACGGGGAAAATGACTTGTCAAAGTTGATTCCCAATTTGCCTGCGCTTAAATAA
- a CDS encoding SUMF1/EgtB/PvdO family nonheme iron enzyme, with the protein MKAGSLYTVLGMVLALILAGCTASGDESVIEPNYKSNDSAKYSSAEGGSTEVSSSSRGDDDPVDLYMGLEWVGIKGAFITRGNAKFNVGRFWISATEVTQDVYTEIMEDLPTQSKMGDSLPVTNVSWYDAVLFCNALSKKQGLDTAYVYESVGSKNFLNKLSIDYDVAGYRLPTENEWEIAAHGGTSTTYYWGTDEAKKYANYAQNNNGVVNVASFVANAYGLYDMAGNVAEWVNDWYDLYPSTPVDDYAGPEKGSFRGVRGGSWSDVAKDIAPDVRDKKDPLTADSKLGFRIVYTDGI; encoded by the coding sequence ATGAAGGCAGGAAGTCTCTACACCGTTTTGGGAATGGTTCTGGCACTAATCTTGGCGGGTTGTACTGCTTCGGGGGACGAATCCGTCATAGAGCCCAACTACAAGTCGAATGACTCCGCAAAATATTCCAGCGCTGAAGGAGGCTCTACGGAAGTTTCCTCTTCTTCGCGTGGCGATGATGACCCCGTTGACCTTTACATGGGGCTGGAATGGGTTGGCATCAAAGGAGCTTTCATTACCCGTGGGAATGCGAAATTCAATGTGGGGCGTTTTTGGATTTCTGCGACCGAGGTCACGCAAGATGTTTACACCGAAATCATGGAGGATTTGCCTACGCAAAGCAAGATGGGCGACAGCCTCCCTGTGACCAACGTGTCTTGGTACGATGCAGTGCTCTTTTGCAACGCCCTCTCTAAAAAGCAGGGACTGGATACGGCATACGTATATGAGTCCGTGGGCTCCAAGAATTTTTTGAATAAACTTTCTATTGACTATGATGTTGCGGGTTATCGCTTGCCCACAGAGAATGAGTGGGAAATTGCTGCCCACGGTGGCACTTCGACTACCTATTATTGGGGTACGGACGAAGCGAAAAAATACGCAAATTACGCACAAAATAACAACGGGGTCGTCAATGTAGCGAGCTTCGTTGCAAACGCCTACGGGCTTTACGATATGGCGGGCAATGTGGCGGAGTGGGTCAACGACTGGTATGACCTGTACCCGTCCACGCCTGTGGACGATTACGCAGGACCGGAGAAAGGCTCTTTCCGCGGTGTACGAGGGGGAAGCTGGAGTGACGTGGCCAAGGACATTGCCCCCGATGTTCGCGATAAAAAGGACCCGCTGACGGCAGATTCTAAACTGGGCTTCCGAATTGTGTATACGGACGGGATTTAG
- a CDS encoding LytTR family DNA-binding domain-containing protein, with translation MQCKALVVDDEPLARVRMKSLLEAYASEIAVIGEAGSGVQCIDKVQELDPDVIFLDIQMPDMDAFEVLKNIGEDDMPLIIFTTAYENFALRAYEENTVDYLLKPVDPERLEVAIEKLRKRIPDVAEQQQMPADFSWEKFREMFNARENYLQRIQVKIGDRILLVNVDEVIRFHSEEKYTTVYTLTNQYIIDTPLVDLEKMLDPCQFVRIHRAHLVAIDYIAEIRKSDMSRLSVVLRDKNHTQLVVSRNFVKKVRSL, from the coding sequence ATGCAGTGCAAGGCCCTTGTTGTTGATGATGAACCGCTCGCCCGTGTGCGCATGAAGTCTTTGCTCGAAGCTTATGCTTCGGAGATTGCTGTCATAGGGGAGGCCGGTTCTGGAGTGCAGTGCATCGATAAGGTCCAGGAACTGGATCCCGATGTGATTTTCCTTGACATCCAGATGCCCGATATGGACGCCTTCGAGGTCCTCAAGAACATAGGCGAAGACGATATGCCGCTCATTATCTTTACGACGGCGTACGAGAACTTTGCCCTGCGTGCCTACGAAGAGAATACGGTTGATTACTTGCTCAAGCCGGTCGACCCGGAACGTTTGGAAGTCGCCATCGAGAAATTGCGCAAGCGCATTCCCGATGTGGCGGAACAGCAGCAGATGCCGGCAGACTTCTCGTGGGAAAAATTCCGCGAGATGTTCAACGCCCGCGAGAACTACCTGCAGCGAATCCAGGTGAAAATCGGCGACCGCATTTTGCTGGTGAACGTGGACGAGGTCATTCGATTCCACAGCGAAGAAAAATACACGACAGTCTACACGCTCACGAACCAGTACATTATCGATACGCCGCTCGTTGACCTTGAAAAGATGCTGGACCCGTGCCAGTTTGTGCGCATCCATAGGGCGCACCTGGTGGCAATAGACTACATTGCCGAGATCCGCAAGTCCGACATGAGTCGTTTGAGCGTGGTGTTGCGCGACAAGAACCACACACAGTTGGTGGTCAGTAGAAATTTTGTGAAGAAGGTGCGTAGCCTGTGA
- a CDS encoding copper resistance protein NlpE N-terminal domain-containing protein codes for MKKLCLLAIAMGILFVGCSKEEPAPLPPLKPVELPKGTAGLYSGRMPCDNCKALMVRLTLGEDSSATAVKTLVTDSMKVDSLKGSYSVLNETLSVALSEGSVKWNFKLDATGNLVMLTSAGTVYEDADGVKIELIRIYTKPKVKVADTTSANPAPAASGEN; via the coding sequence ATGAAGAAACTGTGCCTTTTAGCGATAGCGATGGGCATCCTTTTTGTGGGGTGCTCCAAAGAAGAACCTGCTCCGTTGCCGCCTTTGAAGCCCGTAGAATTACCCAAGGGAACGGCTGGGCTTTACTCTGGCCGTATGCCGTGCGACAACTGCAAGGCTCTCATGGTTCGTTTGACTCTTGGCGAGGACAGTTCTGCGACTGCCGTCAAGACCTTGGTTACCGATTCCATGAAGGTCGATTCGTTGAAGGGTTCGTATTCTGTTTTGAATGAGACCTTGTCGGTGGCTTTGTCAGAGGGTTCGGTGAAGTGGAACTTCAAGTTGGACGCGACAGGCAACCTGGTGATGCTCACGAGTGCGGGGACGGTTTACGAAGATGCCGATGGTGTTAAAATAGAGCTCATCCGCATTTACACAAAGCCCAAGGTCAAAGTCGCCGATACGACTTCGGCGAATCCAGCCCCCGCCGCTTCTGGAGAGAACTAA
- the lepB gene encoding signal peptidase I, producing MKKFLKSFTREIIVPIALALVVIQYVIQAFQIPSGSMEDSLLTGDFLLGLKFTYGSPIPFTNQHFPGYADPKVGDVVIFRYPGEPEYPDNNPRRYTHLFNALMFGNFYWDHEPEEGQPHLVHYALGPKDYIKRCVAKSGDTIAVHQGKLYFNGERQDVLPGHGKWTASRRSQSARDELATFVVPSVGDTLYVDSLSLDRLWWMRSIVVQENPDSHVELDLSLFEDGRENNGYDFENFMLPVENDRGIAIDAMFRRNHMVIQQALRQGDTVTGAMNFGYFKQLASMAFLPMLDPHQKGGLVRNIDYVSFEGALLKDLEGNVAHLNAEAAEAVQAADSSAGNDSTVVDSAAKPVSPKFEIRRRLLIDGNPIDRYVVQTPQYFMMGDNRDNSADSRYWGTVNLRNIRAKAFVIYFSFENENQKFALANPFTWWRIPFCIRWTRLGKVIPLID from the coding sequence GTGAAAAAGTTTTTGAAATCCTTCACACGCGAAATCATCGTCCCGATCGCGCTTGCGCTGGTGGTTATCCAGTACGTGATCCAGGCGTTCCAGATTCCGAGTGGCTCCATGGAAGATTCGCTTTTGACGGGGGACTTTTTGCTGGGCCTCAAGTTTACCTATGGCTCTCCGATTCCGTTCACGAACCAGCATTTCCCTGGTTACGCCGACCCCAAGGTGGGCGATGTTGTGATATTCCGCTACCCAGGTGAGCCGGAATACCCCGATAACAACCCGAGACGCTACACGCATTTGTTCAATGCGCTTATGTTCGGCAACTTCTATTGGGATCATGAGCCCGAAGAAGGCCAGCCGCATCTGGTACACTATGCGCTCGGCCCCAAGGACTACATCAAGCGTTGCGTCGCCAAAAGCGGTGATACCATCGCTGTACACCAAGGCAAGCTCTACTTTAATGGGGAGCGTCAGGATGTACTCCCAGGCCATGGCAAATGGACGGCGTCCAGGCGTTCCCAGTCGGCCCGCGATGAATTGGCGACTTTTGTAGTGCCATCTGTGGGCGACACATTGTATGTGGATTCGCTTTCGCTGGATCGTCTTTGGTGGATGCGCTCAATTGTGGTGCAAGAGAATCCGGATTCCCATGTGGAACTGGACTTGAGCCTGTTCGAAGACGGCCGCGAGAACAACGGTTATGACTTTGAAAACTTTATGCTCCCGGTCGAAAATGACCGCGGTATAGCGATTGACGCCATGTTCCGCAGGAACCACATGGTGATCCAGCAGGCGCTGCGTCAAGGCGATACGGTTACAGGGGCAATGAACTTTGGCTACTTCAAGCAGCTTGCGTCCATGGCGTTTTTGCCTATGCTAGATCCGCACCAAAAGGGTGGGTTGGTCAGGAACATTGACTACGTGAGTTTTGAAGGGGCTTTGCTCAAAGACCTGGAGGGCAATGTGGCACACTTGAATGCGGAGGCCGCCGAAGCCGTCCAGGCTGCCGACTCCTCGGCCGGGAACGATTCCACCGTCGTGGATTCCGCCGCCAAACCGGTATCGCCCAAGTTCGAGATCCGCCGCAGGCTTTTGATTGATGGCAATCCCATAGACCGCTATGTGGTGCAAACCCCGCAGTACTTTATGATGGGTGACAACCGCGACAATTCTGCCGACAGCCGTTACTGGGGTACGGTCAACCTGCGCAACATTCGTGCCAAGGCCTTTGTCATCTATTTCTCGTTCGAGAACGAAAATCAAAAGTTTGCGCTTGCGAATCCGTTCACGTGGTGGAGAATTCCGTTCTGCATTCGTTGGACACGATTGGGGAAGGTGATTCCGCTTATTGACTAA